In Aliamphritea ceti, a single window of DNA contains:
- a CDS encoding protein adenylyltransferase SelO has product MDSLNCDPDATENGADYLPRQVFSGHYVPVNPTPIKDPEYVAHSNTFFAELGFADSLAESADFIRMFSGDISQTPEPMRKVGWATGYALSIYGNEYIRQCPFQTGNGYGDGRAVSVLEAVINGQRWEMQLKGGGRTPYCRGADGRAVLRSSIREFLAQEHMHALGVPTTRSLSLYVSKTEKVKRPWYSPGSRSENPDMHIAEAVAISTRVAPSFLRVGQLELFARRTRNNEHPTAREELEKIVLHLIEREYAEVIDKQLTTQEKVVSLAREFRSRLTALVANWIRVGFCQGNFNSDNCAAGGFTLDFGPFGFCDVFHPHYQPWTGGGQHFSFMNQTNAAQRNFESFCSALRPLLVSHQDYLQELEEVQTEFSTVMHGQMEKMWAAKLGLDLNIGTLNTESDKALYKTLYEEVFSELGALMVQTPVDYTIFFRELSSIPDDIEPLRKSFYNSLYKNKAQDAEAQAMDSRWTEWLAKWKTLLNSTIDVNGDSPQFIEDISRQMKLINPKYILREWFLMPAYQQATEGNYALIHELQDVMTQPYAEQSKDVEDKYYRLKPPEFFEVGGVSHLSCSS; this is encoded by the coding sequence ATGGACTCACTTAACTGTGATCCTGATGCCACGGAAAATGGTGCTGATTACCTGCCGCGACAAGTCTTTTCAGGCCATTATGTCCCAGTTAATCCGACGCCAATTAAAGACCCGGAGTATGTAGCGCACAGCAACACCTTTTTTGCCGAGTTGGGCTTTGCCGACAGCTTGGCTGAGTCCGCCGACTTCATCCGCATGTTCTCCGGCGATATTTCTCAAACGCCAGAGCCAATGCGTAAGGTTGGCTGGGCGACTGGGTATGCACTTTCTATTTATGGCAATGAATATATCCGGCAGTGCCCGTTTCAAACCGGCAATGGTTATGGAGACGGCCGTGCAGTGTCTGTGCTTGAGGCGGTTATTAACGGACAGCGGTGGGAGATGCAGCTGAAAGGTGGTGGGCGCACGCCGTATTGTCGTGGTGCGGATGGTCGCGCTGTGTTGCGGTCCAGTATTCGTGAGTTTCTGGCTCAGGAGCACATGCACGCATTGGGTGTACCTACGACACGGTCTTTGAGTTTGTATGTTTCAAAAACCGAAAAGGTAAAGCGCCCCTGGTATTCACCGGGATCACGTTCGGAAAATCCCGACATGCATATTGCTGAGGCTGTTGCTATCTCGACGCGTGTGGCACCGTCGTTTCTCCGTGTTGGCCAACTTGAACTTTTTGCCCGCCGTACCCGTAACAACGAACACCCGACAGCGAGGGAAGAACTCGAAAAGATCGTCTTGCATTTGATTGAACGCGAGTATGCAGAGGTTATCGATAAGCAGCTTACTACTCAGGAAAAAGTAGTATCGCTGGCGCGCGAGTTTCGTAGCCGTCTTACTGCTTTGGTGGCGAACTGGATTCGCGTCGGTTTTTGTCAGGGTAATTTCAACAGTGATAACTGCGCAGCCGGTGGCTTTACACTTGATTTCGGCCCTTTTGGCTTTTGCGATGTGTTCCATCCGCATTATCAACCCTGGACCGGTGGTGGTCAGCATTTCTCGTTCATGAATCAGACAAACGCAGCGCAGCGTAACTTCGAAAGTTTCTGTTCGGCGCTACGGCCGCTGCTGGTATCACATCAGGACTATTTGCAGGAGCTGGAGGAGGTTCAAACCGAGTTTTCAACAGTCATGCATGGGCAAATGGAAAAGATGTGGGCTGCCAAATTGGGGCTGGACCTGAATATAGGCACATTAAATACAGAGTCTGACAAGGCTCTTTATAAGACTCTTTATGAGGAAGTGTTCAGTGAGCTGGGAGCACTTATGGTGCAAACACCTGTCGATTACACGATTTTCTTCCGCGAACTCTCATCCATTCCCGATGATATAGAGCCACTCAGGAAAAGCTTCTACAACAGCTTATACAAAAATAAGGCGCAGGATGCAGAAGCCCAAGCGATGGATAGCCGCTGGACAGAGTGGCTCGCTAAGTGGAAAACGCTCCTCAATAGCACCATTGATGTGAATGGGGATTCGCCTCAGTTCATTGAGGATATTTCCAGGCAGATGAAACTCATCAACCCAAAATACATTTTGCGTGAGTGGTTTCTTATGCCGGCTTATCAGCAGGCAACTGAGGGGAATTATGCCCTGATTCATGAGTTGCAGGACGTGATGACACAGCCATATGCAGAGCAGTCGAAGGACGTGGAAGATAAATACTACAGATTGAAACCGCCAGAGTTCTTTGAGGTAGGTGGCGTGTCTCATCTTAGTTGTTCGTCGTGA
- a CDS encoding STAS/SEC14 domain-containing protein, whose protein sequence is MLEMMDIGINNAVAFTISGKITEQDMTLVLDASKEKIERYGSIVILEKIESFNGVELAAIFEEFRYLREVGMSNMRKVAILTDKTWIEHIVRIEDKLFSGIDMQCFAMDEETAAVEFLKA, encoded by the coding sequence ATGTTAGAAATGATGGATATAGGTATTAATAATGCCGTTGCGTTTACCATCTCCGGAAAAATCACCGAACAGGATATGACGCTGGTTCTTGATGCTTCTAAAGAAAAAATAGAGCGTTATGGCAGCATTGTGATTCTGGAGAAGATTGAGTCATTCAATGGCGTAGAGCTTGCAGCCATATTTGAAGAGTTCAGATATCTCCGGGAAGTGGGGATGTCTAATATGCGTAAAGTAGCGATTCTGACGGATAAGACCTGGATCGAACATATTGTCCGCATCGAAGATAAACTTTTTTCGGGGATTGATATGCAATGTTTCGCTATGGACGAAGAAACGGCAGCGGTTGAGTTTCTGAAGGCCTGA
- a CDS encoding PA4780 family RIO1-like protein kinase, producing MKTPKRLQPLVDDGLIDEVISRLMSGKEADIFIVRCRDKIRCAKVYKDAAKRSFKNAAQYQEGRKVRSGRQARAMQKRSNYGRQQQEEIWQNAEIDALSRLAHARVRVPETYGCVDGVLLMELVTDEAGDVAPRLGDVTMSEEQAIEDHTLMMHYIMLMLCEGIVHGDLSEFNVLVDDYGPVIIDLPQAVNAAANNSAEEMFARDVNNMRRYYGEFAPALLQTQYAREMWALFEAGDLTPDSTLSGEFHDDSDSADVDIVLEEIKAVMQEELERKERIREAEEEA from the coding sequence GTGAAAACCCCTAAACGCCTACAGCCTCTCGTCGACGACGGTTTAATTGATGAAGTTATCAGCCGCCTGATGAGCGGTAAAGAAGCCGATATATTTATTGTCCGTTGTCGTGACAAGATTCGTTGCGCCAAAGTCTATAAAGACGCCGCTAAGCGAAGCTTTAAAAATGCCGCGCAATACCAAGAGGGACGTAAAGTTCGTAGTGGTCGCCAGGCACGCGCCATGCAAAAACGGTCGAACTATGGCCGCCAGCAGCAAGAAGAGATTTGGCAAAATGCCGAAATTGATGCGTTATCCCGTTTAGCCCATGCCCGTGTGCGAGTTCCCGAAACCTATGGTTGCGTTGACGGTGTATTGTTAATGGAATTAGTCACTGACGAAGCGGGTGATGTTGCACCACGACTTGGCGATGTGACAATGTCAGAAGAGCAGGCGATTGAAGATCATACTCTGATGATGCATTACATCATGCTTATGCTTTGCGAGGGCATTGTGCATGGTGATTTATCAGAATTTAACGTATTGGTCGATGATTACGGCCCTGTAATTATCGACTTACCTCAAGCGGTTAATGCCGCTGCCAATAACAGCGCGGAAGAAATGTTCGCTCGCGACGTCAACAATATGCGTCGTTATTATGGCGAATTTGCCCCTGCCTTATTACAGACTCAATATGCCAGGGAAATGTGGGCATTATTTGAAGCGGGTGATTTAACACCGGACTCAACTCTCAGCGGTGAGTTTCATGATGACAGCGACAGTGCAGATGTAGATATCGTGCTGGAAGAAATCAAAGCGGTGATGCAAGAAGAACTGGAACGAAAAGAGCGTATACGTGAAGCCGAAGAAGAGGCATGA
- a CDS encoding GNAT family N-acetyltransferase produces MSATTRVLQPEDRQQWEELYKGYAEFYGMPMSQETLDQVWKWIFSDDQQFYCLVACNAENQLIGLMHYRAMQSPLRGGWVGFLDDLFVSPDARGSGAVDALFLALEQSAAGHGWHFVRWITAEDNYRGQAVYDKVADRTRWVTYQMSAG; encoded by the coding sequence ATGTCAGCTACAACCCGCGTTCTTCAGCCTGAAGACAGGCAACAATGGGAAGAACTATATAAAGGTTATGCCGAGTTCTACGGCATGCCTATGAGCCAGGAAACCCTTGATCAGGTATGGAAATGGATATTTTCAGACGATCAGCAATTCTATTGCCTGGTCGCCTGCAATGCAGAAAACCAACTCATCGGCCTGATGCACTATCGCGCTATGCAATCACCGCTACGTGGCGGTTGGGTAGGTTTTCTGGATGATCTGTTTGTATCGCCTGACGCCCGGGGCAGTGGCGCCGTTGACGCACTGTTTCTGGCACTGGAACAATCCGCTGCCGGGCATGGCTGGCACTTCGTTCGCTGGATAACTGCAGAGGATAATTATCGCGGCCAGGCAGTCTACGATAAAGTCGCTGACCGCACCCGTTGGGTAACCTATCAGATGTCTGCAGGCTGA
- a CDS encoding DUF790 family protein, which yields MLTKDLLTYSLKSTRITPNFIDVDAAGLLFFAEQLLSVFNQGTGKTRETIEAEAELYQQGQQDLKFGKSLYKILLDHAEFTLAEEDAGARRDAILSAAAQQLKNTETQTLEDYREAVQALSQQNIDTALYPDLPAFEQLTRIKRDFTPRQLLQRYNMAQVQALLLSTQSLTLTTHEMSAANLRRIFKCLKFFRLLAEIKQSKDKTTVVIDGPLSLLEGTKKYGLQIASFFPVICLLEQWQISAKVKPKRAVKTLKLDESSQLVSHYRHMSAYVPEEVRLFASHFENTVEDWKFVAESPFIKRPKGRLIFPDFTLQHSSGVTVYLEIFHRWHRGPLIQRMEELEKMKEPLILAIDRYLLKGLPKGDRQDALEDLDNSRHFLFSDYPAVSRLQKTLERYLKSVEN from the coding sequence ATGTTAACTAAAGATCTGCTGACATACAGTCTTAAATCTACCCGGATTACCCCTAACTTTATCGATGTTGATGCAGCAGGATTACTGTTTTTTGCAGAACAACTACTGTCAGTTTTTAACCAGGGAACAGGCAAAACCCGTGAAACCATCGAAGCAGAAGCAGAGCTTTATCAACAGGGCCAACAGGATCTGAAGTTCGGCAAAAGCCTGTATAAAATCCTCCTGGACCATGCCGAATTTACCCTCGCGGAAGAAGATGCCGGCGCTCGCCGTGACGCTATATTAAGCGCCGCTGCTCAACAGTTAAAAAACACAGAGACACAAACCTTAGAAGACTATCGTGAAGCAGTTCAGGCACTCAGCCAGCAGAATATCGACACAGCCCTATACCCGGACTTACCCGCCTTCGAACAGCTAACCCGGATAAAACGAGACTTCACGCCACGCCAATTACTGCAACGTTACAACATGGCACAGGTACAGGCCCTGTTACTCTCTACACAGTCGTTAACCCTGACTACCCATGAAATGTCCGCCGCTAACCTGCGCCGAATTTTCAAATGCCTGAAGTTCTTCCGGTTACTGGCTGAAATAAAACAAAGCAAAGATAAAACCACCGTCGTCATCGACGGGCCGCTATCTCTGCTGGAAGGGACTAAAAAATACGGGCTACAGATTGCCTCGTTTTTTCCGGTCATCTGCCTTTTGGAGCAGTGGCAGATCAGCGCTAAAGTTAAACCTAAGCGGGCGGTTAAAACCCTCAAACTGGATGAAAGTTCACAACTGGTCAGCCATTACCGCCATATGTCCGCATATGTGCCGGAAGAAGTCAGGCTGTTCGCCAGTCATTTCGAAAACACAGTCGAAGACTGGAAGTTTGTCGCTGAATCCCCTTTCATCAAACGTCCTAAAGGCCGGCTTATCTTTCCAGACTTCACCCTGCAACACAGTTCAGGTGTTACTGTTTATCTGGAAATATTCCACCGCTGGCACCGGGGACCACTCATTCAGCGCATGGAAGAACTGGAGAAAATGAAAGAGCCGCTGATTCTGGCCATCGACCGTTATCTGCTAAAAGGCCTGCCAAAAGGTGATCGGCAGGACGCATTGGAAGATCTGGATAACAGTCGTCACTTCCTGTTCAGTGACTACCCGGCAGTATCACGACTGCAGAAAACGCTCGAGCGATATCTCAAATCGGTTGAGAACTGA
- a CDS encoding AAA family ATPase — protein sequence MKILSLRLKNLNSLQGEWKLDFTQSPFVDNGLFAIIGATGAGKTTLLDAICLALYHRTPRLNNFSKNSNEMMTRGCAECLAEVEFEVRGQGYRAFWSQRRSRDSVSGNLQDAKVELARISDGKILASQVNKKLKQTEELTGLDFSRFTKSMMLSQGQFAAFLNADANDRAELLEELTGTEIYGKISERVYDKHKESKTHLDKLRAGLAAYSLLSPEETEELQTMTAQLQQQSSELDQQAKQAQQALHKQQQLANAQAQVDAAQQELQNCEQQQQANSADFERLNRAQPAEKLRQPLQQLHQRREQQSQARQQQTELQERTDTLQAEQQKAEQLKLSTEQQSQAAQEEQQTLDTLLAEKVIPLDEKIKALQEQQAAKKAEQTQASEQLQALTAASEQQQQLTQCLNREAELNSQLEKINTVTPRMANLAEQLSGWKVQFESLQRLHKETANAADTLRNGQQQLTTSQQKQESLKAELLQMEQKLVASDTDIANRQQQIAELPVSLDEAAQQQEEQRFNQLYQARVEMDSLTANWLQGQQRQQEGLTADATRQQQLEQLNNQREEFRQQYATHNQTYKDLKTLLEQERKIADLTQLREQLEADQPCPLCGSKEHPLVSEYQSLNVPETRQRFDAVEQELEKVKQQGMNVAGEIKLFTTQQQDWQTQLQQLQAEQQASEQRWQDICQQLATQLQVQLQHPLQIGDQPALQQFHSDIQAQQEAFQRVRQQVTQLQQQLTELQKQRLQTDERSQGLRQQQQQVVEFLNTQTAEVQRLEASRKEYLANAEQTVNELTAAITRQTLPVPDLHDAEVCESWLMQQETLVADWQSCRDQLQQLQLQIKQLQEAMAEQLSQQQQLEQKVKDLQAEAVTTDAGLQELQASRKEVFAEADTGAARQQAAEKTTLARQTAEQAQLQYQQLHSQLQQLSGQLSELSSRTQQQQAELEATEQNWLTQLSESAFSDETELLAALLGPQEQARLSDLQRELELQLNAAKTRLEQASQQLATLLPDEDSIDDSLNSSAEGSLDNSVEGSLNSFEDAYQPAATAEQLAEQLEQLQNQHRDVIEQQGKNSHRLEDDLRKRSEQTQLLADIEQCEADYEDIGYLTSLIGSQKGDKFRKFAQSLTLEHLVHLANNQLHRLHGRYQLKPKQDQAEALELQVVDTWQGDAVRDTKTLSGGESFLVSLALALALSDLVSQKTSIDSLFLDEGFGTLDSATLDIALDALDNLNASGKMIGVISHVAALKERVPVQIRVRKTSGVGISKLDDRFACADEVLEETA from the coding sequence ATGAAAATTTTAAGTTTACGGCTGAAGAACCTGAACTCTCTTCAAGGTGAGTGGAAGCTGGATTTCACCCAGTCTCCGTTTGTTGATAACGGCCTGTTTGCCATCATCGGTGCCACCGGCGCGGGTAAAACAACCTTGCTGGACGCTATCTGTCTGGCGCTGTATCACCGTACGCCAAGGCTGAATAACTTCTCAAAAAACAGCAATGAGATGATGACCCGTGGCTGTGCTGAATGTCTGGCTGAGGTTGAGTTTGAAGTGCGGGGGCAGGGCTACCGGGCTTTCTGGAGCCAGCGCCGTTCACGGGATTCTGTCAGCGGTAATCTGCAGGATGCCAAAGTTGAGCTGGCCCGTATCAGTGACGGTAAGATTCTCGCCAGTCAGGTGAATAAGAAGCTTAAGCAGACAGAAGAACTGACCGGGCTGGATTTCAGTCGCTTCACCAAATCCATGATGCTCTCTCAGGGGCAGTTTGCTGCTTTCCTGAATGCTGATGCCAACGATAGGGCAGAGCTGCTAGAGGAACTAACTGGCACTGAGATCTACGGTAAAATTTCCGAGCGGGTGTACGACAAACATAAAGAAAGTAAAACCCATCTGGATAAGCTGCGTGCAGGTTTAGCGGCGTATTCATTGCTTAGCCCGGAAGAAACCGAAGAACTGCAAACTATGACTGCTCAGTTGCAGCAGCAGAGTAGTGAGTTGGATCAGCAAGCTAAGCAGGCACAACAGGCGCTGCATAAACAGCAGCAGCTTGCTAACGCACAGGCTCAGGTCGATGCTGCCCAGCAAGAATTACAAAACTGTGAACAGCAGCAACAGGCCAATAGTGCAGACTTCGAGCGGCTAAATCGCGCGCAGCCCGCAGAAAAGTTACGTCAGCCATTACAACAGTTACATCAGCGACGTGAGCAGCAGTCGCAGGCCCGACAGCAGCAAACCGAATTGCAGGAGCGGACCGATACATTGCAGGCTGAGCAGCAAAAGGCTGAACAGCTTAAATTAAGTACAGAACAACAAAGCCAGGCGGCTCAGGAAGAGCAGCAGACACTGGATACTTTGCTGGCTGAAAAAGTCATCCCGCTGGATGAAAAGATTAAAGCCTTACAGGAACAGCAGGCCGCTAAAAAAGCTGAACAGACTCAGGCCAGCGAACAGCTACAGGCTTTAACAGCTGCTTCTGAACAACAGCAACAACTGACACAATGTCTGAATCGCGAAGCCGAACTGAATAGTCAGCTGGAAAAGATCAACACTGTCACTCCGCGGATGGCGAATCTGGCAGAGCAACTGTCAGGCTGGAAGGTACAGTTTGAGTCACTGCAGCGCCTGCATAAGGAAACTGCAAATGCAGCTGATACCCTGCGTAATGGCCAGCAACAGCTAACTACTAGCCAGCAGAAGCAGGAAAGCCTGAAAGCAGAGCTGCTTCAGATGGAACAAAAGCTAGTCGCCAGTGATACTGACATTGCCAATCGGCAGCAACAAATAGCTGAGCTGCCAGTAAGTCTGGATGAGGCAGCACAGCAGCAGGAAGAGCAGCGCTTTAATCAGCTGTATCAGGCACGGGTTGAAATGGATAGCCTGACCGCTAACTGGTTACAGGGGCAGCAACGCCAGCAGGAAGGGCTGACAGCAGATGCAACACGTCAGCAACAATTAGAGCAGCTGAATAACCAGCGGGAAGAATTCCGTCAGCAATATGCTACGCATAACCAGACCTACAAAGACTTGAAAACGCTGCTGGAGCAGGAACGTAAAATTGCCGACCTGACGCAGTTACGTGAGCAACTGGAAGCAGATCAGCCTTGCCCCTTATGTGGCTCAAAAGAGCATCCGCTGGTCAGTGAATACCAGAGCCTTAATGTGCCGGAAACCCGACAGCGTTTTGATGCGGTTGAACAGGAGCTTGAAAAGGTTAAGCAGCAGGGCATGAATGTTGCCGGTGAAATAAAGTTATTCACCACTCAGCAACAGGACTGGCAAACGCAGTTACAGCAGTTACAGGCTGAGCAACAGGCGAGTGAGCAGCGCTGGCAGGATATCTGTCAGCAACTGGCAACCCAGTTACAGGTTCAGCTGCAACACCCTCTGCAAATAGGCGATCAGCCAGCATTGCAGCAGTTCCATTCGGATATACAGGCTCAGCAAGAAGCCTTCCAGCGTGTACGCCAGCAGGTTACGCAATTACAGCAGCAACTGACGGAACTGCAGAAACAGCGTTTACAGACAGATGAGCGTAGTCAGGGCTTACGTCAGCAACAGCAGCAGGTGGTTGAGTTTCTGAATACTCAGACGGCAGAAGTCCAGCGCCTGGAAGCAAGCCGTAAAGAGTATCTGGCGAATGCAGAGCAAACGGTCAATGAGCTAACCGCAGCTATTACACGCCAGACATTGCCTGTGCCTGACCTGCATGATGCCGAAGTTTGTGAAAGCTGGTTAATGCAGCAAGAGACGCTGGTCGCTGACTGGCAGAGCTGCCGTGACCAGTTACAGCAACTGCAACTGCAGATTAAGCAACTACAGGAAGCGATGGCTGAACAGTTGTCACAACAGCAACAGCTGGAGCAAAAAGTTAAAGACTTGCAGGCAGAAGCTGTCACTACAGATGCCGGCTTGCAGGAACTACAGGCCAGTCGTAAAGAAGTATTTGCCGAAGCAGATACCGGCGCAGCCCGTCAGCAGGCGGCAGAGAAAACAACGCTTGCCCGGCAAACTGCCGAGCAGGCACAGCTGCAATACCAACAGCTGCATAGCCAGTTACAGCAACTCAGCGGTCAGTTATCAGAGCTGAGCAGCCGTACACAACAGCAACAGGCAGAGCTGGAAGCCACAGAGCAAAACTGGCTCACACAGCTCAGTGAGAGTGCTTTCAGCGATGAAACAGAATTACTGGCAGCACTTCTGGGACCGCAGGAACAGGCGCGCCTGAGTGATCTGCAACGTGAGCTTGAGCTGCAGTTAAATGCTGCTAAAACCCGTCTCGAACAGGCCAGTCAGCAATTAGCCACGCTGTTACCTGATGAAGATTCTATAGATGACTCTTTAAACAGTTCTGCTGAAGGCTCTTTAGACAATTCTGTTGAAGGCTCTTTAAACAGCTTTGAAGATGCGTATCAGCCAGCAGCAACTGCCGAACAGCTAGCTGAACAGCTGGAGCAGCTGCAGAATCAGCACCGTGATGTAATCGAACAACAGGGGAAGAACAGCCACCGACTGGAAGACGATCTGCGTAAACGGTCTGAGCAGACTCAGTTACTGGCAGATATTGAACAGTGTGAAGCCGACTATGAAGATATCGGCTATCTGACCAGCCTGATTGGCTCTCAGAAAGGCGATAAATTCCGCAAGTTTGCCCAGAGCCTGACGCTGGAACACTTAGTACATCTGGCAAATAATCAGCTGCACCGTTTGCATGGTCGCTATCAGTTAAAACCTAAACAGGATCAGGCCGAAGCACTGGAGCTTCAGGTAGTCGATACCTGGCAGGGCGATGCCGTACGGGATACCAAGACCCTCTCCGGTGGCGAAAGCTTCCTGGTGAGTCTGGCACTGGCACTGGCGTTATCCGATCTGGTCAGCCAGAAAACCAGCATCGACTCCCTGTTCCTTGATGAAGGCTTCGGCACACTAGACAGTGCCACCCTCGACATTGCACTGGACGCACTGGATAACTTAAATGCCAGCGGCAAAATGATTGGCGTTATCAGCCACGTAGCCGCCCTGAAAGAACGGGTGCCGGTACAGATCCGAGTCAGAAAAACCAGCGGCGTAGGCATCAGTAAACTGGATGACCGGTTTGCCTGTGCGGATGAGGTGCTGGAAGAAACGGCTTAA
- a CDS encoding DEAD/DEAH box helicase family protein codes for MKLTFDAGSLLLSGDTSLLTQHCIEQLVYDNRVDAWRAPAWAYSRIRQQLENLPSTDTCPLDDEVFETPALTVPDTLSVTLRDYQQQAVDSWQANQCQGLIILPTGVGKSIVAIEAIRRCGEAALIVLPTIDLMIQWATQLEKHFQQSIGVYGGGSKELLPITVITYDSAVIMMEYIGDRFPLIVFDECHHLPGAVNRQAAELSPAPYRLGLTATPERNDNGEQLLYKLIGNEVYRREINDFDDGVLSLYDTEVIEVPMTAKEQASYLQNRQQYLDFVRSHHISFSSPYGWSNFLRACAQAPDGRQVLQAFRTQKEIAAASAAKFDKLWELLNQHRGERVIIFTALNKLAYYIGERFLLPVITHNTKAAERKRFLDRFRQGEFTVLVTSKVLNEGIDVPEASVGIIVSGSGSVREHVQRLGRILRPSADKQARLYELISAGSSETNISERRRQHQAYDVASPNNRTTDSPEAD; via the coding sequence ATGAAGCTGACCTTTGATGCAGGCTCTCTGCTACTCAGTGGAGATACATCCCTCCTGACACAACACTGCATTGAGCAACTGGTGTACGACAACCGTGTCGATGCCTGGCGGGCACCCGCCTGGGCGTACAGCCGCATCCGGCAGCAGTTGGAAAACCTGCCCAGTACAGACACTTGTCCTCTGGATGATGAAGTATTCGAAACCCCTGCCCTAACAGTACCGGACACGCTCTCTGTTACCCTGAGGGATTATCAGCAACAGGCAGTGGATAGCTGGCAAGCTAACCAGTGTCAGGGATTAATCATTTTGCCAACAGGGGTAGGTAAATCCATTGTTGCAATCGAAGCCATTCGCCGCTGTGGCGAAGCGGCACTTATCGTGTTGCCAACCATCGACCTGATGATCCAGTGGGCGACCCAACTGGAAAAGCATTTCCAGCAATCCATCGGCGTCTACGGTGGCGGCAGTAAAGAATTACTCCCCATCACCGTTATTACCTATGACTCCGCCGTCATAATGATGGAATACATTGGTGATCGCTTCCCTCTGATAGTTTTTGATGAATGCCATCACTTACCCGGTGCAGTAAATCGCCAGGCAGCAGAACTCAGCCCTGCCCCTTACCGGCTGGGGTTAACAGCAACGCCAGAGCGTAACGATAATGGCGAGCAGCTGCTGTACAAACTGATCGGCAACGAAGTCTATCGCAGGGAAATTAACGATTTTGATGACGGCGTACTGTCCCTGTACGACACTGAAGTAATCGAAGTACCCATGACTGCTAAAGAACAGGCCAGCTACCTGCAGAACCGCCAACAGTATCTGGATTTTGTGCGCAGCCACCATATCAGTTTCTCATCACCCTATGGCTGGTCAAACTTCCTCCGTGCCTGCGCGCAGGCTCCCGATGGAAGGCAGGTATTACAAGCCTTCAGGACACAAAAAGAAATTGCTGCCGCCAGCGCAGCCAAGTTTGATAAGTTATGGGAACTGCTGAATCAGCATCGCGGCGAACGGGTCATCATTTTTACAGCACTGAACAAGCTGGCCTACTACATTGGCGAGCGATTCCTTTTACCGGTCATTACCCACAACACCAAAGCAGCCGAACGCAAACGCTTCCTCGACCGGTTTAGGCAGGGTGAATTTACCGTATTGGTCACAAGTAAGGTGCTGAATGAAGGAATTGATGTACCCGAAGCCAGCGTCGGCATTATCGTCTCTGGCTCCGGTTCTGTGCGGGAACATGTCCAGCGGCTTGGCCGAATTCTGCGACCTTCCGCCGATAAGCAAGCCCGCCTGTATGAACTGATATCAGCCGGCTCATCAGAAACCAATATCTCTGAGCGCCGCCGCCAACACCAGGCCTATGATGTTGCTTCGCCTAACAACAGGACTACTGACAGTCCGGAGGCTGACTGA
- a CDS encoding 3'-5' exonuclease, with protein MSADSLVVLDFETSGMSPDYGDRAIEIGAVRLENGVVVDEFQALMNPGFRITGFIEGFTGITNQMLAKAPSCEEVMAQFADFLGDSNLLAHNASFDQRFLDHELKLIRREYAGAFCCSMLVSRRVFQAAPNHKLGTLVDYVNLPVEGQFHRALYDAQMTAGIWLAMLAKIRADYGCGTINFSTMQKLSRVSKKQVGKFLAAI; from the coding sequence GTGTCAGCAGACTCCCTTGTTGTACTTGATTTTGAAACCAGCGGAATGTCTCCCGATTATGGTGATCGGGCGATTGAGATTGGTGCTGTGCGTTTAGAGAATGGCGTAGTTGTTGATGAATTTCAGGCATTGATGAATCCTGGTTTCAGAATAACGGGGTTCATAGAAGGTTTCACCGGCATTACTAATCAGATGCTGGCGAAAGCGCCGAGCTGTGAAGAGGTGATGGCACAGTTTGCTGATTTTCTCGGTGATTCAAATCTGTTGGCCCATAACGCCAGTTTTGATCAACGTTTTCTTGATCATGAATTGAAACTGATCAGGCGTGAATACGCAGGTGCGTTTTGCTGTTCTATGCTGGTTAGCCGTCGGGTGTTTCAGGCGGCACCTAATCATAAACTCGGCACACTGGTTGATTATGTTAATTTGCCTGTGGAAGGCCAGTTTCACCGTGCACTGTATGATGCCCAAATGACGGCGGGTATCTGGCTGGCGATGCTGGCAAAAATTCGTGCGGATTATGGCTGTGGCACGATTAACTTTTCTACAATGCAAAAACTGAGTCGGGTCAGTAAGAAGCAAGTCGGAAAGTTTTTGGCAGCAATTTAA